One stretch of Cervus canadensis isolate Bull #8, Minnesota chromosome 5, ASM1932006v1, whole genome shotgun sequence DNA includes these proteins:
- the POU3F3 gene encoding POU domain, class 3, transcription factor 3, with product MATAASNPYLPGNSLLAAGSIVHSDAAGAGGGGGGGAGGGGGGAGGGGGGMQPGSAAVTSGAYRGDPASVKMVQSDFMQGAMAASNGGHMLSHAHQWVTALPHAAAAAAAAAAAAVEASSPWSGSAVGMAGSPQQPPPPPPPQGPDVKGGAGREDLHAGTALHHRGPPHLGPPPPPPHQGHPGGWGAAAAAAAAAAAAAAAAHLPSMAGGQQPPPQSLLYSQPGGFTVNGMLSAPPGPGGGGGAGGAGGGGAQSLVHPGLVRGDTPELAEHHHHHHHHAHPHPPHPHHAQGPPHHGGGGGAGPGLNSHDPHSDEDTPTSDDLEQFAKQFKQRRIKLGFTQADVGLALGTLYGNVFSQTTICRFEALQLSFKNMCKLKPLLNKWLEEADSSTGSPTSIDKIAAQGRKRKKRTSIEVSVKGALESHFLKCPKPSAQEITNLADSLQLEKEVVRVWFCNRRQKEKRMTPPGIQQQTPDDVYSQVGPVSADTPPPHHGLQTSVQ from the coding sequence ATGGCCACGGCGGCTTCTAACCCCTACCTGCCGGGGAACAGCTTGCTAGCGGCCGGCTCCATCGTCCACTCGGACGCGGCGGgggccggcggcggcgggggcggcggggctgggggagggggcggcggggctgggggcggcgggggcggcatGCAGCCGGGCAGCGCGGCCGTGACCTCGGGCGCCTACCGAGGGGACCCGGCCTCCGTCAAGATGGTGCAGAGCGACTTCATGCAGGGGGCCATGGCCGCCAGCAACGGTGGCCATATGCTGAGCCACGCGCACCAGTGGGTCACCGCGCTGCCccacgccgccgccgccgccgcggcagcagccgccgccgccgtgGAGGCCAGCTCGCCGTGGTCTGGCAGCGCCGTGGGCATGGCCGGCAGCCCccagcagccgccgccgccgccgccgccgcagggCCCCGACGTGAAGGGCGGCGCGGGGCGCGAGGACCTGCACGCGGGCACCGCCCTGCACCACCGCGGGCCCCCGCACctcgggccgccgccgccgccgccgcaccaGGGCCACCCCGGGGGCTGGGgggccgctgccgccgccgccgccgccgccgctgccgccgccgccgccgcacaTCTCCCGTCCATGGCCGGCGGCCAGCAGCCACCGCCGCAGAGTCTGCTTTACTCGCAGCCTGGGGGCTTCACGGTGAACGGCATGCTGAGCGCGCCCCCGggcccgggcggcggcggcggcgcgggcggcgCGGGCGGCGGTGGCGCGCAGAGCCTGGTGCACCCGGGGCTGGTGCGCGGGGACACGCCCGAGTTGGCCgagcaccatcaccaccaccaccaccacgcgCACCCGCACCCGCCGCACCCGCACCACGCGCAGGGGCCCCCCCAccacggcggcggcggcggcgcggggcccGGACTCAACAGCCACGACCCGCACTCGGACGAGGACACGCCGACGTCCGACGACCTGGAGCAGTTCGCCAAGCAGTTCAAGCAGCGGCGCATCAAGCTGGGCTTCACGCAGGCCGACGTGGGGCTGGCACTGGGCACCCTGTATGGCAACGTGTTCTCGCAGACTACCATCTGCCGCTTCGAGGCCCTGCAGCTGAGCTTCAAGAACATGTGCAAGCTCAAACCGCTGCTCAACAAGTGGCTGGAGGAGGCGGACTCGAGTACCGGCAGCCCCACGAGCATCGACAAGATAGCGGCGCAGGGCCGCAAGCGCAAGAAGCGGACCTCCATCGAGGTGAGCGTCAAGGGCGCACTGGAGAGCCACTTCCTCAAGTGCCCCAAGCCCTCTGCGCAGGAGATCACAAACCTGGCCGACAGCCTGCAGCTCGAGAAGGAGGTGGTGCGGGTGTGGTTCTGCAAccggaggcagaaggagaagcgcATGACGCCGCCCGGGATCCAGCAGCAGACGCCCGACGACGTGTACTCGCAGGTGGGCCCGGTGAGCGCCGACACGCCGCCGCCGCACCACGGGCTGCAGACAAGCGTGCAGTGA